In Mesoplodon densirostris isolate mMesDen1 chromosome 5, mMesDen1 primary haplotype, whole genome shotgun sequence, a single window of DNA contains:
- the PTTG1IP gene encoding pituitary tumor-transforming gene 1 protein-interacting protein: MASGRVRGPTPRWGLALGGTALFLVLLPAAAAQGCSQNTNRTCEECLKNVSCLWCNTDKACLDYPVTKILPPSSLCKLSSARWGVCWVNFEALIIALSVLGGALLLAVACCCCCCCCYGRRRSRRPDKSEERAAREREERRVRQEERRAEMKSRHDEIRRKYGLFREENPYARFENN; this comes from the exons ATGGCGTCTGGCAGGGTCCGCGGGCCGACTCCGCGCTGGGGACTGGCCCTCGGCGGCACCGCGCTGTTCCTGGTGCTCCTCCCGGCGGCCGCCGCGCAGG GTTGTTCTCAGAACACAAACAGAACCTGTGAAGAGTGCCTGAAGAACGTCTCT TGTCTTTGGTGCAACACTGACAAGGCGTGCTTGGACTACCCGGTGACCAAAATCCTGCCGCCCAGCTCTCTCTGCAAGCTGAGCTCTGCGCGCTGGGGCGTGTGCTGGG TGAACTTCGAGGCCCTGATCATTGCCCTGTCGGTGCTTGGGGGCGCCCTGCTCCTGGCCGtcgcctgctgctgctgctgctgctgctgctacggGAGGAGGCGGAGCCGGCGGCCGGACAAGAGCGAGGAGAGGGCTGCTCGGGAGCGAGAGGAGCGCCGGGTCCGCCAGGAGGAGCG GAGAGCAGAGATGAAGTCAAGACACGATGAAATCAGAAGGAAATATG